From a single Nitrospirota bacterium genomic region:
- the lspA gene encoding signal peptidase II encodes MPPRPLMKRRGLLPFLAVALAVAALDQITKQLIVTHLGPFEVIEVTSFFTIVYVENTGSAFGMFRSLGNAFFIAAAVLAILFIGWLMVKDSDHRLILSLVLGGAAGNLIDRIRYGHVVDFLDFHIGGVHWPAFNVADSALTIGVTLLIITMLFPPSRKR; translated from the coding sequence GTGCCACCGCGCCCTCTCATGAAGCGCCGCGGCCTCCTGCCCTTCCTCGCCGTCGCCCTTGCGGTGGCGGCTCTCGACCAGATAACCAAGCAGCTCATCGTGACGCATCTCGGCCCCTTCGAGGTGATAGAGGTGACTTCCTTCTTCACTATCGTCTACGTCGAGAATACCGGCTCTGCCTTCGGCATGTTCAGGAGCCTGGGCAACGCCTTTTTCATCGCCGCGGCGGTCCTCGCCATCCTCTTCATCGGGTGGCTCATGGTCAAGGACAGCGACCACCGGCTGATCCTCTCCCTGGTGCTCGGCGGAGCTGCCGGGAACCTCATCGACAGGATACGGTACGGCCATGTCGTCGACTTCCTCGACTTCCATATCGGCGGCGTCCACTGGCCTGCATTCAATGTAGCCGACTCAGCGCTCACCATCGGCGTTACCCTCCTCATCATCACGATGCTCTTCCCGCCCTCCCGGAAACGCTAG
- a CDS encoding tetratricopeptide repeat protein translates to MHAMHDQKAEALFTKGLNELHQGHTLAALASFERALQIEDNPDYYSYLAYCVAKERGQIRKAISLCEEAIQKSPHNPVHYLNLGRVYLHAQNKEYAVVIFREGLKYEKSQEIIDELNRLHTRKPPVLPFLPRDNPFNKYLGIVLRILRIR, encoded by the coding sequence ATGCATGCGATGCATGATCAGAAGGCAGAGGCTCTTTTCACCAAAGGGCTGAACGAGCTGCACCAGGGGCACACCCTTGCCGCCCTCGCCTCCTTTGAACGGGCGCTCCAGATCGAAGACAATCCCGACTACTACTCCTACCTCGCCTATTGTGTCGCGAAGGAGCGGGGCCAGATACGGAAGGCGATCTCCCTCTGCGAAGAGGCGATACAGAAGAGCCCGCACAACCCGGTCCACTATCTCAATCTCGGACGGGTCTACCTCCATGCCCAGAACAAGGAGTACGCGGTCGTCATCTTCCGCGAGGGACTGAAGTACGAGAAGAGCCAGGAGATCATCGACGAGCTGAACCGGCTGCACACGAGAAAACCGCCGGTCCTCCCCTTCCTGCCCCGCGACAATCCGTTCAACAAGTACCTCGGTATCGTCCTCAGGATTCTCCGTATCCGGTAG
- a CDS encoding tetratricopeptide repeat protein yields MQPPALTIGEAEKLFVKGQSALQRGRTLPALACFEKALELTDTPLYRSYLAYCIAKERGQLKKAVSLCEEAIESEPRNPVHYLNLGRIYLHAKKKEEAVSIFREGLKHEMHEEIIDELQRLVSRKPPVFPFLKRENPINKYIGLVLSTLRLR; encoded by the coding sequence ATGCAGCCGCCGGCGCTGACCATAGGAGAAGCTGAAAAACTCTTTGTTAAGGGGCAGAGCGCCTTGCAGAGGGGGCGCACCCTTCCTGCCCTCGCCTGTTTCGAAAAGGCTCTGGAACTTACCGATACCCCTCTTTATCGCTCCTACCTCGCCTACTGCATAGCAAAGGAGCGGGGACAGCTTAAAAAAGCGGTTTCCCTCTGTGAGGAAGCGATAGAGAGCGAGCCGCGAAATCCGGTGCATTACCTCAATCTCGGCCGTATCTACCTCCATGCGAAGAAGAAGGAAGAAGCGGTCTCCATTTTCAGAGAGGGGCTCAAGCACGAGATGCACGAAGAGATTATCGATGAGCTGCAGCGGCTCGTCTCGAGAAAGCCGCCGGTCTTCCCCTTCCTCAAACGAGAGAACCCCATCAACAAGTACATCGGCCTCGTCCTCAGCACGCTCCGCCTGAGATAG
- the pdhA gene encoding pyruvate dehydrogenase (acetyl-transferring) E1 component subunit alpha — MPEKTIESINIKRIEILDQAGETDEALMPSLAEADIRCLYELLVLSRAFDQRALSLQREGRLGTYASILGQEASQVGSAYALEQQDWVFPSFRETGVHIARGYPAELLFAYWAGDERGMQAPEGLNIFPISIAVGTHIPHAVGAAMAIKYRGEKTAVAAYFGDGATSKGDFHEGFNMAGVYRLPVVFICQNNQWAISIPRERQSAARTLAQKAFAYGFEGIQVDGNDIFAVYKVTRDALRKARDGGGPTFIECHTYRMAHHTTADDSTRYRHDREVELWKPRDPLARLQSFMEKKGLWTEQYRAEAEARARTIIDDAVKKAEAMPRPDPGDMFTYTYAAPSSRQRRQQGAL; from the coding sequence ATGCCTGAAAAGACAATAGAATCAATTAATATCAAACGAATCGAGATCCTCGATCAGGCGGGTGAGACGGACGAGGCGCTCATGCCCTCCCTCGCCGAAGCCGATATCAGGTGCCTCTATGAACTGCTCGTCCTTTCGCGCGCCTTTGACCAGCGCGCCCTGAGCCTCCAGCGGGAAGGGCGGCTGGGCACCTATGCCTCCATCCTGGGGCAGGAGGCCTCGCAGGTCGGCAGCGCTTATGCGCTGGAACAGCAGGACTGGGTATTCCCCTCTTTCAGAGAGACGGGAGTGCATATAGCGCGGGGCTATCCTGCCGAGCTCCTCTTCGCCTACTGGGCAGGCGATGAGCGGGGCATGCAGGCGCCCGAGGGCCTCAACATCTTCCCCATATCCATTGCCGTGGGCACGCACATACCGCATGCCGTGGGTGCTGCGATGGCGATAAAGTACCGCGGCGAGAAGACCGCGGTGGCAGCCTACTTCGGCGACGGCGCCACCTCGAAGGGGGACTTTCACGAGGGATTCAACATGGCCGGCGTGTACCGGCTCCCGGTCGTCTTCATCTGCCAGAACAACCAATGGGCGATCTCGATCCCCCGCGAGCGCCAGAGCGCTGCCAGGACGCTCGCACAAAAGGCGTTTGCCTATGGGTTCGAAGGCATCCAGGTCGACGGCAACGACATCTTCGCCGTCTATAAGGTGACCCGTGACGCCCTCCGGAAGGCGCGCGACGGAGGCGGCCCCACCTTCATCGAATGCCACACCTATCGTATGGCCCACCATACCACGGCCGATGATTCGACACGCTACCGCCACGACCGGGAGGTCGAGCTATGGAAGCCGAGAGACCCCCTTGCGCGGCTCCAGTCGTTCATGGAGAAGAAAGGCCTCTGGACCGAACAGTACCGGGCGGAAGCAGAGGCCCGCGCAAGGACGATCATTGATGACGCCGTAAAGAAGGCCGAGGCGATGCCGAGGCCCGATCCCGGCGATATGTTCACCTATACATACGCAGCCCCCTCCAGCCGCCAGAGGCGGCAGCAGGGAGCGCTCTGA
- a CDS encoding alpha-ketoacid dehydrogenase subunit beta, whose protein sequence is MPALNMVQAINLALREEMRRDRSVVVLGEDVGKDGGVFRITDGLLPEFGEERVIDTPLSESGIVGAAIGMAVNGMRPVAEIQFMGFIYPAIDQIFSHAARIRSRSRGRFSCPLVVRTPYGIGIRSPELHSESSEALFCHMPGIKVVVPSTPYNAKGLLAAAVRDPDPVIFLESTRLYRLIREEVPEGAYTLPLGKARIVREGKEVTVISWGSMLHKTLQAVDGLDAEVIDLMTLNPFDEETITGSVKKTGRVVIVHEAPKTGGFGAELSATIAEDAMLFLKGPVLRVTGPDAVIPLPKLEERYAPSPERIRKALEEIMRY, encoded by the coding sequence ATGCCGGCGCTGAACATGGTCCAGGCGATCAACCTCGCGCTCAGAGAGGAGATGCGGCGCGACAGGTCGGTTGTCGTCCTGGGAGAAGATGTCGGCAAAGACGGCGGCGTCTTCCGCATCACTGACGGCCTGCTCCCGGAGTTCGGCGAAGAGCGGGTGATCGATACCCCGCTTTCGGAATCGGGGATCGTGGGCGCTGCCATCGGCATGGCGGTCAACGGCATGCGTCCCGTGGCGGAGATACAATTCATGGGGTTCATCTACCCTGCCATCGACCAGATATTCTCTCACGCGGCGCGGATCAGGTCCCGCTCGAGGGGGAGGTTCTCCTGCCCCCTCGTGGTGCGGACGCCCTACGGCATCGGCATACGGTCCCCGGAGCTCCACTCCGAGAGCTCGGAGGCGCTCTTCTGTCACATGCCCGGTATAAAGGTGGTGGTGCCTTCGACGCCGTACAACGCGAAGGGGCTGCTGGCAGCGGCTGTCCGCGATCCCGATCCGGTGATCTTTCTCGAATCGACGAGGCTCTACCGGCTCATCCGCGAGGAGGTCCCCGAGGGAGCGTATACGCTCCCCCTCGGCAAAGCCAGGATCGTGCGGGAAGGGAAGGAAGTAACGGTCATCTCCTGGGGCAGCATGCTTCACAAGACGCTCCAGGCAGTCGATGGCCTCGATGCCGAGGTCATCGACCTGATGACCCTGAACCCTTTCGATGAGGAAACGATCACGGGATCGGTCAAGAAAACCGGCCGCGTGGTGATCGTCCATGAGGCGCCCAAGACCGGCGGCTTCGGCGCCGAGCTCTCGGCAACCATAGCCGAGGATGCGATGCTCTTCCTGAAGGGGCCGGTCCTGCGCGTCACCGGGCCGGATGCGGTGATCCCGCTGCCCAAGCTCGAAGAGCGGTATGCGCCCTCCCCCGAACGGATACGCAAAGCGCTCGAAGAAATAATGCGCTACTGA
- a CDS encoding dihydrolipoamide acetyltransferase family protein, with product MPFTFVLPDLGEGITEGEVRKWLVKEGDAVEEHQNILEVETDKAIVEVPSPRRGRILSLSKREGEVAKVGEALVLIAGEGEEPEKKPERPEREERTKSVSVVGVLPEAEPEREIRAAPAVRALAKELGVELEGVRGSGPDGSIKEADVRTAARRAKKAEDLYGPSERVPLRGMRRTIAKNLVTSQRMTAFVTGMDEADITELWTLREREKRPLQKKGIHLTFMPFFIKAVQHALVEHPYLNASVDEEREEIVMKKYWNIAVAVDTPDGLMVPVIRNAEKKTILELAAEIQSLSSKARERKIALEEMKGSTFTITNYGHFGGTFATPIINYPDVAILGAGRISEKPWVKDGQIVIRRILPLSLTFDHRVTDGVDAAQFLTTVIGYLEDPALLFIESS from the coding sequence ATGCCATTCACGTTTGTCCTGCCCGATCTCGGAGAGGGCATCACCGAAGGAGAGGTCCGGAAGTGGCTCGTCAAGGAGGGCGATGCGGTCGAGGAGCACCAGAATATCCTCGAGGTCGAGACCGACAAGGCGATCGTAGAGGTCCCTTCTCCCCGGCGGGGCAGGATACTGAGCCTCTCGAAGCGCGAGGGCGAGGTCGCGAAGGTCGGAGAGGCCCTGGTCCTCATTGCCGGGGAAGGGGAAGAGCCCGAGAAGAAGCCCGAACGACCCGAGCGAGAGGAACGGACGAAGTCCGTCTCTGTCGTCGGCGTTCTCCCCGAAGCCGAGCCCGAACGAGAGATACGGGCCGCACCGGCTGTCCGCGCCCTGGCGAAGGAGCTCGGGGTGGAGCTCGAGGGCGTCAGGGGATCGGGGCCGGACGGCAGCATTAAGGAAGCGGACGTGAGGACCGCCGCCCGGAGAGCGAAAAAGGCGGAGGACCTCTACGGCCCCTCCGAGCGGGTCCCGCTGCGGGGCATGCGCAGGACGATCGCCAAGAACCTCGTCACCTCCCAGAGAATGACCGCCTTTGTGACGGGCATGGACGAAGCGGACATCACCGAGCTCTGGACCCTTCGCGAGCGGGAAAAGAGACCGCTCCAGAAGAAAGGGATACACCTCACCTTCATGCCCTTTTTCATCAAGGCGGTGCAGCACGCGCTGGTTGAGCATCCTTATCTGAACGCCTCGGTGGACGAGGAGCGTGAAGAGATCGTCATGAAAAAGTACTGGAACATCGCGGTCGCTGTCGATACGCCCGACGGCCTGATGGTGCCGGTGATCCGGAATGCGGAGAAGAAGACGATCCTGGAGCTCGCCGCCGAGATCCAGAGCCTCAGCAGCAAGGCGCGGGAGCGGAAGATCGCGCTCGAAGAGATGAAGGGGAGCACCTTCACCATCACCAATTACGGACACTTCGGCGGCACCTTCGCGACGCCTATCATCAACTATCCCGATGTGGCGATCCTCGGCGCCGGCAGGATCAGCGAAAAGCCCTGGGTAAAGGACGGACAGATCGTGATACGGAGGATACTCCCCCTCTCGCTCACCTTCGACCACCGGGTCACCGACGGGGTCGACGCTGCGCAGTTTCTCACCACGGTGATCGGCTATCTCGAAGACCCTGCGCTGCTGTTCATAGAGAGTTCATAG
- a CDS encoding acetate--CoA ligase family protein — translation MHSLDPLFEPRSIALIGAAHTEEKLGGIILKNLLRFRGTVFPVNPRYGEMMGMKTVRSVAELPDAPLDAAIIIRPAEEVPGILKELAGRAKSAIIVSSGFAEVGETALQDKVQRIGREAGIRLLGPNCMGIFNPRHRLDTFFISYEKLKRPKRGNVAVLSQSGAIMSCLFDSVRAANTGISKAIGFGNAVDIDIPELYEYLSHDAATEIVVSYIESLGDGRGFLDAAQRLSKRKPLVILKSGKGASGQAAAYSHTGRLAGRYEVFTSLLQQFGIKEAYDFDELIDAAKALSYQRPARGNRVCIVTNGGGSGVLAADECMRQGLEVARVSESTLKRLRERFPPFYGMNNPIDLSAQVKDEDYTTALGEVQGEYDGFIIIALTGVAGITPRLAERIKEFKAGTDKPLVAYTANETSRALNRSLERSGIPVYPSPERAVRGLKALLGA, via the coding sequence ATGCATTCTCTCGATCCCCTTTTTGAGCCCCGGTCCATAGCCCTGATCGGCGCCGCCCATACCGAAGAGAAGCTGGGCGGCATCATCCTGAAAAACCTCCTCAGGTTCAGGGGAACGGTCTTTCCGGTGAACCCCCGGTATGGTGAAATGATGGGGATGAAGACCGTTCGTTCCGTTGCGGAGCTCCCCGATGCGCCGCTCGATGCGGCGATCATCATCAGGCCCGCAGAGGAGGTGCCGGGAATCCTGAAGGAACTGGCGGGCAGAGCGAAGAGCGCGATCATCGTCAGCTCGGGCTTTGCAGAGGTCGGCGAGACCGCGCTGCAGGACAAGGTGCAGCGCATCGGCAGAGAGGCGGGAATACGCCTGCTCGGGCCGAACTGCATGGGCATCTTCAATCCCCGCCACCGCCTCGACACCTTCTTCATCTCCTACGAGAAGCTCAAGAGGCCGAAAAGAGGAAACGTGGCGGTGCTTTCGCAGAGCGGCGCTATCATGAGCTGCCTCTTCGACTCAGTACGGGCGGCCAACACCGGCATATCGAAGGCGATAGGCTTCGGCAATGCCGTCGACATCGATATCCCCGAGCTCTACGAGTACCTTTCGCATGATGCGGCAACGGAGATCGTCGTCTCCTACATCGAATCCCTGGGCGACGGGCGGGGGTTCCTCGATGCCGCGCAGAGGCTCTCGAAGCGAAAGCCTCTCGTTATTCTCAAGTCCGGCAAAGGCGCGAGCGGCCAGGCCGCCGCCTATTCCCATACCGGACGGCTCGCGGGACGCTATGAGGTCTTCACCTCCCTCCTTCAGCAGTTCGGCATAAAGGAGGCGTACGACTTCGACGAGCTCATCGATGCCGCAAAAGCCCTGTCGTACCAGCGCCCCGCGAGAGGAAACCGCGTCTGCATCGTGACGAACGGCGGCGGCTCGGGCGTGCTCGCTGCCGACGAGTGCATGCGGCAGGGGCTCGAGGTGGCGAGGGTCTCGGAGAGTACCCTGAAGCGGCTGCGAGAGCGCTTCCCGCCCTTTTACGGGATGAATAACCCCATCGACCTCTCCGCCCAGGTAAAAGACGAGGACTATACGACCGCGCTCGGCGAAGTGCAGGGGGAATACGACGGGTTCATCATCATAGCCCTCACCGGCGTCGCGGGAATCACCCCGCGCCTGGCGGAAAGAATCAAAGAGTTCAAGGCAGGAACGGACAAGCCGCTCGTCGCCTACACGGCGAACGAGACATCGAGGGCGTTGAACCGGTCCCTCGAACGCTCCGGGATACCGGTCTACCCGTCGCCGGAGCGGGCGGTGCGGGGGTTGAAGGCCCTGCTGGGAGCATAG
- a CDS encoding type II toxin-antitoxin system prevent-host-death family antitoxin produces the protein MESVGIRELKAKLSGYIERARNGERIVVTDHGEEVAMIVPLSKERRAITALVAAGRIRWTGGKPEGVAGIALKGKPLSETILEERR, from the coding sequence ATGGAATCGGTGGGGATACGAGAACTGAAGGCGAAACTGAGCGGGTATATCGAGAGAGCGCGCAATGGCGAACGGATCGTTGTCACCGATCACGGCGAGGAGGTGGCGATGATCGTTCCGCTCTCGAAAGAGCGGAGGGCGATCACCGCGCTGGTGGCGGCGGGCAGGATACGGTGGACAGGAGGGAAGCCCGAGGGCGTCGCAGGGATCGCGCTCAAGGGGAAGCCCCTCTCGGAGACCATCCTGGAGGAGCGGCGGTGA
- a CDS encoding type II toxin-antitoxin system VapC family toxin, whose amino-acid sequence MILYLGTSSLVKLYAQEPYSDLVREWVREAEIVATCRVAYTEIISALDIRFTSKDLTKSDYDLLVKGISRDWSRLAVVDFDELEAGRLVKKYGLRRFDAIHLSAAKIIKKAQAGPSLSFSSADERLCGAAAAEGLRVLYFD is encoded by the coding sequence GTGATCCTCTATCTCGGCACGAGCAGTCTCGTAAAGCTCTATGCGCAGGAGCCCTACTCCGATCTGGTGAGGGAGTGGGTCAGGGAGGCAGAGATCGTCGCGACCTGCCGCGTCGCCTACACTGAAATCATATCCGCTCTCGACATACGGTTCACCAGCAAGGACCTCACGAAGAGCGATTACGACCTCCTCGTCAAGGGGATCTCCCGCGACTGGAGCAGGCTCGCCGTTGTCGATTTCGACGAGCTCGAGGCGGGCCGGCTGGTCAAGAAGTATGGGCTGCGGCGTTTCGACGCGATTCATCTGTCGGCCGCGAAAATCATCAAAAAGGCGCAGGCCGGCCCCTCGCTCTCCTTCTCTTCAGCTGACGAAAGGCTCTGCGGGGCTGCTGCCGCGGAAGGGCTGAGAGTCCTGTATTTCGATTAA